In one window of Tellurirhabdus rosea DNA:
- a CDS encoding DUF1573 domain-containing protein codes for MKKVFSLFVVLFAITTVAFAQKGVVKFAKESHDFGKIEQGKPVTFTFEFTNTGTDPVVISNAQPSCGCTTPDWTKSAVLPGQKGYVKATYNAAAMGQFNKTVTVTSNGERPQIFLELRGEVVAPKEAQSAAAAPTPAPAIKKKVAKTTR; via the coding sequence ATGAAAAAAGTTTTTTCACTTTTCGTAGTTCTTTTTGCAATTACTACGGTCGCCTTCGCCCAGAAAGGGGTGGTCAAGTTTGCCAAGGAGTCGCACGACTTCGGCAAAATTGAGCAGGGTAAGCCGGTGACGTTCACCTTTGAATTCACCAACACGGGCACCGACCCCGTAGTAATTTCGAATGCCCAGCCGTCCTGCGGTTGCACGACGCCGGACTGGACCAAGAGCGCCGTCCTGCCGGGCCAGAAAGGCTACGTGAAGGCTACGTACAACGCTGCCGCCATGGGTCAGTTTAACAAAACCGTAACGGTCACCAGCAATGGCGAACGGCCGCAGATTTTCCTCGAACTGCGCGGGGAAGTGGTAGCGCCGAAGGAAGCCCAGTCTGCCGCTGCTGCCCCGACGCCGGCCCCGGCCATTAAAAAGAAAGTTGCCAAGACAACGCGATAA
- a CDS encoding ArnT family glycosyltransferase — MNVLRIRNPYLLFLPFLALYVAIVVLRHNPMVMDGDRYYWYAQNLLKGFYSPPPPDVYLWNGPGYPLFLAPLIALGVPVLVLTLSNALFLYWSVVLVYLTLRRLTAPGWALATAVFWGLYFITYQLLPILMTETLVSFLCAALAYSLTRLYGEGGRRWLLLSGFLIGYTALVKVMFGYVLLLMLGGNALLWLLNRRNRAYGRSLLVLVVAFATTVPYLLYTYQLTGRTLYWGNSGGMSLYWMTTPHADEYGEWFDENLDFAFISPYPAADSLNVKILKANHAADYKEIYSYRGLERDDAFKRLAIRNIKAHPKKFLENCFNNLGRLFFSYPFSYRFQDPGLLKKIIVNGFFLSLFLLSLIPTALNWRRMAYPVRFLLLFALIYLAGSTAASAYQRLFYVIVPILLVWMAYVLSSVVKISARFDK, encoded by the coding sequence ATGAACGTACTTCGTATTCGCAATCCGTACCTGCTGTTTCTGCCGTTTCTGGCCCTGTACGTCGCCATAGTGGTGCTTCGGCACAACCCAATGGTGATGGACGGCGACCGGTACTACTGGTACGCCCAGAATCTGCTCAAAGGCTTTTACTCGCCGCCGCCACCGGATGTTTACCTCTGGAACGGCCCGGGTTACCCGCTGTTTCTGGCACCGCTGATTGCGCTCGGGGTACCCGTTCTCGTCCTTACGCTCTCGAACGCCCTTTTTCTGTACTGGTCGGTCGTGCTTGTCTACCTGACGCTCCGGCGGCTGACGGCTCCCGGCTGGGCACTGGCTACGGCGGTGTTCTGGGGACTGTACTTCATCACGTACCAGCTGCTGCCGATTCTGATGACCGAAACGCTCGTCAGCTTCCTGTGCGCGGCGCTGGCCTACAGCCTCACCCGGTTGTACGGGGAAGGCGGCCGCCGGTGGCTCCTTCTTTCCGGGTTTCTGATCGGCTACACGGCTCTGGTGAAGGTGATGTTCGGGTACGTGCTGCTGCTGATGCTGGGCGGCAACGCGCTGCTGTGGCTGCTCAATCGCCGGAACCGGGCGTATGGGCGGAGCCTGCTGGTGCTGGTGGTGGCGTTTGCTACGACGGTGCCGTACCTCCTGTACACCTACCAGCTGACCGGCCGGACGCTCTACTGGGGCAATTCGGGCGGGATGAGCCTGTACTGGATGACCACCCCGCACGCGGACGAGTACGGCGAGTGGTTCGACGAAAATCTGGATTTCGCCTTTATTTCGCCTTATCCGGCGGCTGATTCGCTCAACGTCAAAATCCTGAAAGCCAATCACGCCGCCGACTACAAAGAGATTTATTCGTACCGTGGCCTGGAGCGCGACGATGCCTTCAAACGGCTGGCCATCCGCAACATCAAAGCGCATCCGAAGAAGTTTCTGGAAAACTGCTTCAACAACCTCGGGCGCCTGTTTTTCAGCTACCCGTTCTCCTACCGTTTTCAGGACCCGGGGCTGCTCAAGAAAATTATCGTCAACGGCTTTTTCCTGTCGCTGTTCCTGCTGAGCCTCATTCCTACGGCGCTGAACTGGCGAAGAATGGCCTATCCGGTGCGCTTCCTGTTGCTTTTTGCGCTGATTTATCTGGCCGGAAGCACGGCGGCGAGCGCCTACCAGCGGCTTTTCTACGTCATCGTGCCGATCCTGCTGGTGTGGATGGCGTACGTGCTGAGCAGCGTGGTGAAGATTTCGGCCAGATTTGACAAGTAA
- a CDS encoding MlaD family protein has product MKLSQEAKIGLLALVTMTMLYFGFNYLKGSDIFSRTNKFYVIYDNIDGLTTSNSVLLNGLAVGRVERIEILQDRGNQLLVMLDVKKDIIVPVGTKAILADAGVLGGKQIRLELGTGQPLEKGDTLVSAKEKGLTAQAQEKLPPVLNKVDSLMASLNRVVGSFDQTATVLNRTLASTELATGTLNQTLAENRQNLNALMGNLNRLSANLVETERQLKPILAKANTFTDSLNALQLRQTLNNANRTVGTLQTMLADINRGQGTLGKLKSDEKLYANVTATTASLDRLLTDLRENPRRYVHFSLFGRKEKANGKTEAISPLPTVTPAADTVKPVQ; this is encoded by the coding sequence ATGAAACTATCCCAGGAAGCTAAAATCGGCCTTCTCGCGCTCGTCACCATGACGATGCTTTATTTTGGATTCAATTACCTGAAAGGCTCTGACATTTTTTCCCGCACCAATAAATTCTACGTCATCTACGATAACATCGACGGGCTGACGACGTCCAACTCCGTGCTGCTGAACGGCCTGGCCGTGGGGCGCGTGGAGCGGATCGAGATTTTGCAGGACCGTGGCAATCAACTGCTGGTGATGCTGGACGTGAAGAAAGACATCATCGTTCCCGTCGGCACCAAAGCCATCCTGGCCGATGCCGGGGTGCTGGGCGGAAAACAGATCCGGCTGGAACTGGGCACGGGGCAGCCCCTCGAAAAAGGCGATACGCTGGTGAGTGCCAAAGAAAAGGGCCTCACGGCCCAGGCGCAGGAGAAACTGCCGCCCGTGCTCAATAAGGTCGATTCGCTGATGGCCAGCCTCAACCGGGTGGTCGGCTCTTTCGACCAGACGGCGACCGTTCTGAACCGCACGCTGGCCTCCACCGAACTGGCTACGGGAACGCTGAACCAGACCCTCGCCGAAAACCGCCAGAACCTGAATGCGCTGATGGGCAACCTGAACCGGCTTTCGGCCAACCTCGTCGAAACCGAACGGCAGCTGAAACCGATTCTGGCCAAAGCCAACACCTTCACGGATTCGCTCAATGCCCTGCAACTGCGGCAGACGCTCAACAACGCCAACCGCACGGTGGGTACGCTGCAGACGATGCTGGCCGACATCAACCGCGGACAGGGCACGCTCGGGAAGCTGAAAAGCGACGAAAAGCTGTACGCCAACGTCACGGCCACGACCGCCAGCCTCGACCGCCTGCTGACCGACCTGCGCGAAAACCCGAGGCGGTATGTGCATTTCTCGCTCTTTGGTCGCAAGGAAAAGGCAAACGGCAAAACGGAAGCCATTTCGCCGCTGCCCACGGTCACCCCGGCGGCGGATACGGTCAAGCCCGTTCAGTAA
- a CDS encoding acyl-CoA carboxylase subunit beta: MTPFLDELARRAALTRLGGGPKKIEDQHKKGKLTARERIDYLTDPNSPFLEIGLFAGEGMYAEHGGCPAGGVVTGIGYVAGRECVIVANDATVKAGAWFPITAKKNLRAQEVAMENRLPIIYLVDSAGVYLPLQNEVFADKEHFGRMFRNNAQMSALGIVQVAAIMGSCVAGGAYLPIMSDEALIVEGTGSIFLAGPYLVKASIGEEVDAETLGGASTHCEISGVTDNKYPDDKSCLDAIRRIFEKMGAPDQAGFNRVAPAPPVKRPEEIYQLLPADRVKPYDMREIIDRLVDHSEFEEYKELYGQTILCGYARIDGWAVGIVANQRKVVKAKGKTGQPSEMQMGGVIYSDAADKAARFIMNCNQKKIPLVFLQDVTGFMVGSRSEQGGIIKDGAKMVNAMANSVVPKFTVVIGNSYGAGNYAMCGRAYDPRLMIAWPTAQMAVMSGASAAKTLLQIQVAAMKAKGQPMTPEQEQEQLQKITNQYNEQLSPYYAAAHLWVDAVIDPLETRQWLSSGMEAANHAPITKAFNVGVIQT; the protein is encoded by the coding sequence TTGACTCCTTTCCTTGACGAACTAGCCCGCCGCGCGGCCCTGACCCGGCTCGGCGGCGGACCCAAAAAAATTGAGGATCAGCATAAAAAAGGCAAACTCACCGCCCGCGAACGAATCGATTACCTGACCGACCCGAACTCGCCTTTCCTGGAAATCGGCCTGTTTGCCGGGGAGGGAATGTACGCCGAACACGGCGGCTGCCCGGCAGGCGGCGTCGTGACCGGCATCGGGTACGTGGCGGGCCGCGAATGCGTCATCGTGGCGAACGACGCGACGGTGAAGGCCGGTGCCTGGTTTCCCATCACGGCCAAAAAGAACCTGCGGGCGCAGGAGGTAGCGATGGAAAACCGCCTGCCGATTATTTACCTCGTCGATAGCGCGGGCGTTTACCTGCCGCTGCAAAATGAGGTTTTTGCCGATAAAGAGCACTTCGGACGGATGTTCCGCAACAATGCGCAGATGTCGGCCCTGGGCATTGTGCAGGTGGCGGCCATCATGGGCAGCTGCGTGGCGGGCGGGGCTTACCTGCCCATCATGTCGGACGAGGCGCTGATCGTGGAAGGGACGGGCTCGATTTTTCTGGCGGGTCCGTATCTGGTCAAAGCGTCGATCGGCGAGGAGGTGGATGCCGAGACGCTGGGCGGAGCCTCGACCCACTGCGAGATTTCGGGCGTAACGGACAACAAGTACCCCGACGATAAAAGCTGTCTGGACGCCATCCGCCGTATTTTCGAGAAAATGGGCGCTCCCGACCAGGCGGGATTTAACCGGGTAGCCCCGGCCCCGCCCGTCAAACGTCCGGAAGAAATTTACCAACTGCTGCCCGCCGACCGCGTCAAGCCGTACGACATGCGCGAGATCATCGACCGGCTGGTGGATCATTCGGAGTTTGAAGAATACAAGGAACTCTACGGACAGACGATTCTGTGCGGATACGCCCGCATCGACGGCTGGGCCGTGGGCATCGTGGCCAACCAGCGCAAGGTCGTCAAGGCCAAAGGAAAAACCGGCCAGCCCTCGGAAATGCAGATGGGCGGGGTCATTTACTCGGATGCCGCCGACAAAGCCGCCCGCTTCATCATGAACTGCAATCAGAAAAAGATTCCGCTGGTCTTTTTGCAGGACGTGACGGGCTTTATGGTCGGAAGTCGTTCGGAGCAGGGGGGCATCATCAAGGACGGAGCCAAGATGGTCAACGCGATGGCCAATTCGGTGGTGCCGAAATTTACGGTCGTGATCGGCAATTCGTACGGGGCGGGCAATTACGCCATGTGCGGCCGGGCTTACGATCCGCGTCTGATGATCGCCTGGCCGACCGCCCAGATGGCCGTTATGAGCGGGGCGTCGGCGGCCAAAACGCTGCTGCAGATTCAGGTGGCGGCGATGAAAGCCAAAGGCCAGCCGATGACGCCGGAACAGGAGCAGGAACAGCTGCAGAAAATCACGAACCAGTACAACGAGCAGCTTTCGCCCTACTACGCCGCCGCCCATCTCTGGGTCGATGCGGTGATCGATCCGCTGGAAACCCGGCAATGGCTTTCCTCAGGCATGGAAGCGGCCAACCACGCGCCGATTACGAAGGCGTTTAATGTGGGCGTCATTCAGACGTAG
- a CDS encoding putative LPS assembly protein LptD: MASAQQNPVRRPASGRLPAAGAPATPATGVRPAAPGDTLRPNRTATPLDTTVRDTMTIDRQFQTSVKSKSRDSSFFDATGRIYELFGEAEVNYGDITLQADYIRLNYATNEVFARGRYDSTTRKWIGQPIFQDGADTYNTKEIRYNFKTKKGIISSVITAQGEGNIRGPRVKKDADNNVYIGRANGQTPIYTTCNLTTPHFHIAATKIKVVHNKQVVAGPFYLAVNEVPLPLGLPFGFFPIPKKKEIGTSGLIFPQYGEEPNGRGFFLRDGGYYWALNEYIGMQFKASIYSNGSWGAGVESQYLKRYRYGGQFALRYSRNRLNRIVEAQAPSNDFSIIWSHAPQNRGARSSFSANVNVASNSYSQLNATSLQQTIRNVAGSSVQYSRQFGQYVRSGANFRVNQNFGRFNQLTGLRENGQTDVSADVNLGVTQIAPFALRGGTGQWYESFRVGFDFNASAQINNVRRRIDTTGLGFPVILTSLANIRGDTIQARIDSLNRVRSGDFSQVGQNLYPFNLETLPELLRNMQVQSRYSIPISLPNFKIARYINFTPGISFQGDLYTKKLQFTRQSIPGTSDIAYRIDTVGGVFSTYSVSFNGSVNTRAYGTYFVRLGRVQAIRHTIAPSVSFSYLPDLSNSFSTAIEGFRNAAGEPLRTSNFRGFGGSGGASPGQQASISYSLVNQIEMKVRSRSDSAKSEFEKISLFDNISLSGGYNIFAPQFNFSPVNLSANTQILKKVNFNFAATFDPYAFEYLPRTTNVYIIEADGRIVQRGTKGDVVLTRTNKLALNSDLKQAPLHLQNLNFFISTSFNPKGANQNRARTVGQQVQGTTPAEQAQINDIRLNPEEYVDFTIPWNLNLSYNFSLNKFTPTQSTIIQTLQITGDFSLTPKWKVSINSGYDIVARAPSLTTVSINRDLHCWDMSFSWTPFSGNRYRANYFSFDLRARSSILQDLKLSRRSRGGLNVGTMF; the protein is encoded by the coding sequence GTGGCTTCAGCGCAGCAGAACCCGGTTCGTCGGCCCGCATCCGGACGTTTGCCCGCGGCCGGAGCCCCGGCGACACCCGCTACCGGCGTTCGCCCGGCGGCCCCCGGCGATACCCTTCGGCCGAACCGCACGGCGACCCCGCTGGATACCACCGTCCGCGACACCATGACCATCGACCGGCAGTTCCAGACGTCGGTCAAGTCCAAATCCCGGGACTCGTCCTTCTTTGACGCCACCGGCCGGATTTACGAGCTTTTCGGAGAGGCGGAAGTCAACTACGGCGACATTACGCTGCAGGCCGACTACATTCGTCTGAACTACGCAACCAACGAAGTGTTTGCGCGGGGTCGTTACGACTCCACCACCCGGAAGTGGATCGGGCAGCCGATTTTTCAGGATGGTGCCGATACGTACAACACCAAGGAAATCCGCTACAATTTTAAGACCAAAAAGGGAATCATTTCAAGCGTCATCACCGCGCAGGGCGAAGGCAATATCCGCGGCCCGCGCGTAAAAAAGGACGCCGACAACAACGTATACATCGGTCGTGCGAACGGGCAGACGCCCATTTACACCACCTGTAACCTGACGACGCCCCACTTCCACATTGCGGCCACAAAAATCAAGGTGGTGCACAACAAACAGGTCGTCGCGGGCCCGTTCTACCTGGCCGTCAACGAAGTGCCGCTGCCGCTTGGGCTTCCCTTCGGCTTTTTTCCGATACCCAAAAAGAAAGAGATCGGGACTTCGGGGCTGATCTTTCCGCAGTACGGCGAAGAGCCCAACGGCCGCGGGTTCTTCCTCCGCGACGGGGGCTATTACTGGGCTCTGAACGAGTACATCGGCATGCAGTTCAAAGCCTCGATCTACTCCAACGGCAGCTGGGGCGCGGGCGTCGAATCGCAGTACCTGAAACGCTACCGCTATGGCGGCCAGTTTGCGCTGCGCTATTCCCGCAACCGGCTCAACCGCATTGTGGAGGCCCAGGCGCCCAGCAACGACTTCAGCATCATCTGGTCGCACGCGCCTCAGAACCGCGGTGCCCGGTCGTCGTTTTCGGCCAACGTCAACGTCGCCAGTAACAGCTACAGCCAGCTCAACGCTACCAGCCTGCAGCAGACCATCCGGAACGTGGCCGGCTCGTCGGTGCAGTACAGCCGCCAGTTCGGGCAGTATGTCCGGAGCGGGGCCAACTTCCGCGTCAACCAGAACTTTGGACGCTTCAACCAGCTCACCGGCCTGCGGGAAAACGGGCAAACCGACGTTTCGGCCGATGTGAACCTGGGCGTCACGCAGATTGCGCCCTTCGCCCTGCGCGGCGGAACGGGCCAGTGGTACGAGTCGTTCCGGGTGGGCTTTGATTTCAACGCGTCGGCGCAGATCAACAACGTCCGCCGCCGCATCGACACCACCGGCCTCGGTTTTCCGGTGATTCTGACGTCGCTGGCCAACATCCGGGGCGACACCATTCAGGCCCGCATCGACAGTCTGAACCGCGTCCGGTCGGGCGATTTCTCGCAGGTCGGGCAGAATCTGTATCCGTTCAACCTCGAAACACTGCCGGAACTGCTGCGCAACATGCAGGTGCAGAGCCGGTATTCGATTCCCATTTCGCTGCCGAACTTCAAGATTGCGCGGTACATCAACTTCACGCCGGGTATTTCGTTTCAGGGTGACCTGTACACCAAAAAGCTTCAGTTTACCCGGCAGAGCATTCCCGGCACCAGCGACATCGCCTACCGCATCGACACCGTGGGCGGCGTTTTCAGCACGTATTCCGTATCGTTCAACGGCAGCGTGAACACGCGGGCCTACGGCACGTATTTCGTGCGGCTGGGACGGGTGCAGGCCATCCGGCATACGATCGCCCCATCGGTCTCGTTCAGTTACCTTCCCGACCTGTCGAACTCGTTTTCGACGGCCATTGAAGGCTTTCGCAACGCCGCCGGGGAGCCCCTGCGCACCTCCAACTTCCGCGGATTCGGCGGGAGCGGCGGGGCTTCGCCGGGCCAGCAGGCCAGCATAAGTTACAGCCTCGTCAACCAGATTGAGATGAAGGTGCGGTCGCGCAGTGACTCGGCCAAGAGTGAGTTTGAGAAGATTTCGCTGTTCGACAACATCAGCCTTTCGGGCGGGTACAACATCTTCGCGCCGCAGTTCAACTTCTCGCCGGTCAACCTGAGCGCCAACACGCAGATTCTGAAGAAAGTGAACTTTAACTTTGCAGCGACGTTCGATCCGTACGCGTTCGAGTACCTTCCCCGGACCACCAACGTGTACATCATCGAAGCCGACGGCCGGATTGTCCAGCGGGGTACGAAAGGCGATGTGGTGCTGACGCGGACCAACAAACTCGCCCTCAACAGCGACCTGAAGCAGGCGCCGCTGCATCTGCAGAATCTGAACTTCTTCATCAGCACGAGCTTCAATCCGAAAGGCGCGAACCAGAACCGGGCGCGGACCGTGGGGCAGCAGGTCCAGGGAACCACGCCCGCCGAGCAGGCACAGATCAACGACATTCGTCTGAATCCGGAAGAATACGTGGATTTCACGATTCCCTGGAACCTGAACCTGAGCTACAACTTCAGCCTGAACAAATTTACGCCGACCCAAAGCACGATCATCCAGACGCTGCAAATTACGGGCGACTTCAGCCTGACGCCCAAGTGGAAGGTTTCGATCAACTCCGGTTACGACATCGTTGCCCGGGCTCCGTCCCTGACGACCGTTTCCATCAACCGCGACCTGCACTGCTGGGACATGAGCTTTAGCTGGACGCCGTTCTCCGGCAACCGGTACCGGGCCAACTACTTTTCTTTCGACCTGCGCGCCCGTTCCAGCATCCTCCAGGACCTGAAACTCAGCCGCCGCAGCCGTGGCGGACTTAATGTGGGAACGATGTTTTAA
- a CDS encoding N-acetylmuramoyl-L-alanine amidase family protein, whose product MPQQVQQPAHRDSSGTDEMPEGPGRLRTVVLDAGHGGKDPGCVGRTSRESRIVLKIALKVGQRIKQEMPGVRVIYTRSTDKFIELSERSNIANRNKADLFISIHCNASPSSSRVYGTETYTMGLHKTNGNLDVAKRENAVIKKEENYQETYKGFDPDSPLAHIMLANYQHAFMNSSIDFAQKVEYCFKKYADRSSRGVKQAGFLVLWRTTMPSVLIETGYLTNPNEERYLASEAGQDEISASIVQAFKAYKHEVDTVD is encoded by the coding sequence GTGCCCCAGCAGGTGCAGCAGCCCGCTCATCGCGACAGCAGCGGTACGGACGAGATGCCGGAAGGCCCCGGTCGGCTGCGCACGGTGGTGCTCGATGCCGGTCATGGCGGGAAGGACCCCGGCTGCGTGGGCCGAACTTCCCGCGAATCCCGGATAGTGCTCAAGATCGCCCTGAAGGTGGGGCAGCGGATCAAGCAGGAGATGCCGGGCGTCCGGGTCATCTATACCCGTTCGACGGATAAGTTCATCGAACTCAGCGAACGCTCCAACATTGCCAACCGCAACAAGGCCGACCTGTTCATCTCGATTCACTGCAACGCCAGTCCGAGCAGCAGCCGGGTGTACGGCACGGAAACCTACACGATGGGTCTGCACAAGACCAACGGGAACCTGGATGTAGCCAAGCGGGAAAACGCCGTTATCAAGAAAGAGGAAAATTATCAGGAAACCTACAAGGGCTTCGACCCGGACTCGCCGCTGGCGCACATCATGCTGGCCAATTACCAGCACGCGTTCATGAACAGCAGCATCGATTTTGCCCAGAAAGTGGAATACTGCTTCAAAAAATACGCCGACCGGTCGAGCCGGGGCGTGAAACAGGCCGGTTTTCTGGTTCTCTGGCGCACAACCATGCCGAGCGTGCTGATCGAAACAGGCTACCTGACGAATCCGAACGAAGAGCGCTATCTCGCCTCCGAAGCGGGTCAGGATGAAATTTCAGCGTCTATCGTTCAGGCGTTCAAAGCGTATAAACACGAAGTGGATACCGTAGACTAA
- a CDS encoding alpha-ketoacid dehydrogenase subunit alpha/beta, producing the protein MIVNESISETDLLTREKILRDYRLASESRQASLLGRREVMGGRAKFGIFGDGKELPQLAAATAFRRGDFRSGYYRDQTFVAATGQLTWTEFFAQLYAHTDVEADPHSAGRQMNGHYATRWLDEAGQWRTQTEFYNSVSDIAPTAGQLPRALGLAYASKLYRQNPDLHTRMQFSRQGNEIVFGTIGDASTSQGMFWETMNAAGVLQVPLLMSVWDDGYGISVPIEYQTTKASISKALAGFQRDEKDKGFEILTVMAWDYTALIETYQKAARICREEHVPVLVHVQQVTQPQGHSTSGSHERYKSKDRLTWEKEHDCNRQFRLWILENGYATPDELDRIEREAAQVVKQAKQDAWGAYVASMKGDFDEAMTLLQQAIESSANAGAIAALREQLRQTHTPLRRDAVAAVRKALRHLRGENSPARQGLLAWVERNKLENEDRFSSHLYSPYASSPMNVAAVPAEYGAESPVVDAYQLMQRYFDSLFSRDARVLAMGEDVGQIGDVNQGFAGLQDKFGKLRITDTGIRETTIVGQGIGLAMRGLRPIVEIQYFDYIFYALATLTDDLATLRYRTKSGQIAPVIVRTRGHRLEGIWHSGSPMGAMLNSLRGLHVLVPRNMTQAAGFYNTLMQGDDPALVIEPLNGYRLKERLPENLDTMCVPLGVPQILREGTDVTIVTYGSMCRVVLEAAEQLQSFGISIEVIDVQSLLPFDIHHSIIESVKKTNRVLFADEDFPGGASAYMMQKVVEEQNAYRWLDSAPRTLTAQAHRPAYGSDGDYFSKPGAEDVFDAVYEMMREAEPARFPELY; encoded by the coding sequence GTGATTGTAAACGAATCAATAAGCGAAACCGACCTTCTGACGCGTGAAAAAATTTTGCGCGACTACCGCCTGGCCTCGGAAAGCCGTCAGGCAAGTCTCCTCGGGCGTCGGGAAGTGATGGGTGGCCGGGCTAAATTCGGCATTTTCGGCGATGGAAAGGAGCTTCCGCAGCTGGCGGCAGCCACCGCTTTCCGGCGCGGCGATTTCCGTTCAGGATACTACCGGGACCAAACCTTCGTGGCGGCCACGGGCCAACTAACCTGGACCGAGTTCTTTGCCCAGCTTTACGCCCATACGGACGTGGAAGCGGACCCGCACTCGGCCGGTCGGCAGATGAACGGCCATTACGCCACCCGCTGGCTCGACGAAGCCGGTCAGTGGCGGACACAGACCGAATTTTACAATTCCGTCAGCGACATCGCCCCTACCGCCGGTCAGCTTCCGCGCGCGCTCGGCCTCGCCTACGCCTCGAAACTGTACCGTCAGAATCCGGATTTACATACTAGGATGCAGTTTTCGCGTCAGGGTAACGAAATTGTTTTCGGAACCATCGGCGACGCTTCCACCTCGCAGGGCATGTTCTGGGAAACCATGAATGCCGCGGGCGTGCTGCAGGTGCCCCTGCTGATGTCGGTCTGGGACGACGGCTACGGCATCTCCGTCCCGATTGAATACCAGACGACCAAAGCGAGCATTTCCAAAGCACTGGCCGGTTTTCAGCGGGACGAAAAAGACAAAGGCTTCGAAATCCTGACCGTAATGGCCTGGGATTATACCGCTTTGATTGAAACTTACCAGAAGGCGGCCCGAATCTGCCGGGAAGAACATGTTCCGGTGCTCGTACACGTGCAGCAGGTGACGCAGCCGCAGGGCCATTCAACCTCCGGCTCCCACGAACGCTACAAATCCAAAGACCGCCTGACCTGGGAAAAAGAGCACGACTGCAACCGGCAGTTCCGGCTCTGGATTCTGGAAAACGGCTACGCCACGCCCGACGAACTCGACCGCATCGAGCGGGAGGCCGCCCAGGTCGTCAAGCAGGCCAAACAGGACGCCTGGGGTGCCTACGTCGCCTCCATGAAAGGCGATTTCGACGAGGCCATGACGCTGCTCCAGCAGGCTATCGAATCGTCGGCCAATGCCGGCGCCATTGCCGCCCTCCGCGAGCAGCTCCGCCAGACGCACACGCCGCTGCGCCGGGATGCGGTAGCGGCCGTGCGCAAAGCCCTGCGTCATCTGCGGGGCGAAAACAGCCCGGCCCGGCAGGGACTGCTGGCCTGGGTCGAGCGCAACAAGCTTGAAAACGAAGACCGTTTCAGCTCGCACCTCTACAGCCCGTACGCGTCCTCGCCGATGAATGTGGCGGCCGTTCCGGCGGAGTACGGCGCCGAAAGCCCGGTCGTTGATGCCTACCAGCTCATGCAGCGTTACTTCGACAGCCTGTTCAGCCGCGACGCCCGCGTGCTGGCGATGGGAGAAGACGTGGGCCAGATCGGCGACGTGAACCAGGGCTTCGCGGGCTTGCAGGATAAATTCGGCAAGCTCCGGATTACAGATACGGGCATTCGCGAAACCACCATCGTCGGGCAGGGAATCGGCCTGGCCATGCGCGGTCTGCGGCCCATCGTCGAGATTCAGTACTTCGATTATATTTTTTACGCGCTGGCCACCCTGACCGACGATCTGGCGACGCTGCGTTACCGCACCAAAAGCGGGCAGATTGCGCCGGTCATCGTCCGGACGCGGGGCCACCGCCTGGAAGGCATCTGGCATTCCGGTTCGCCCATGGGGGCCATGCTCAACAGCCTCCGGGGCCTGCACGTGCTGGTGCCCCGCAACATGACCCAGGCCGCCGGTTTCTACAACACGCTCATGCAGGGCGACGATCCGGCGCTCGTCATCGAGCCCCTGAACGGCTACCGCCTCAAGGAGCGTCTGCCCGAGAACCTCGACACAATGTGCGTTCCGCTGGGCGTTCCGCAAATTCTGCGCGAGGGCACGGACGTCACCATCGTCACCTACGGCTCCATGTGCCGCGTGGTGCTGGAAGCCGCCGAGCAGTTGCAGTCGTTCGGCATCAGCATCGAGGTCATCGACGTGCAGTCGCTGCTGCCTTTCGACATTCATCACTCCATCATCGAATCGGTTAAGAAAACCAACCGGGTGCTTTTTGCCGACGAGGACTTCCCCGGCGGAGCTTCGGCCTACATGATGCAGAAAGTGGTGGAAGAGCAAAATGCGTACCGCTGGCTGGATTCGGCACCGCGCACGCTGACGGCTCAGGCCCACCGTCCGGCCTACGGCTCCGACGGGGATTATTTCTCAAAACCGGGCGCGGAGGACGTATTCGACGCCGTTTACGAGATGATGCGGGAAGCCGAACCGGCCCGTTTTCCGGAATTATATTAA